One part of the Candida albicans SC5314 chromosome R, complete sequence genome encodes these proteins:
- a CDS encoding uncharacterized protein (Ortholog(s) have adenyl-nucleotide exchange factor activity, role in SRP-dependent cotranslational protein targeting to membrane, translocation and endoplasmic reticulum localization): MKFSVLVLLASYLVGVNSSIVDTSEELICPDPENPLDCYPKLFVPTNEWQTIKPGQDIPPGLHVRLNIDTLEKEAKLMSADEKDEPVQEVVVGGELQDHSREAITENLQKLHESKHPEVKQEHAHRTKVSQGDLSNFDAACSEIESFKPHESDVERLHLALDTLEELSHDIEFGVKLTSDKAIFQSLVNIANGASDPKITEKVYRVMGSSLRNNPEAISNILTNFDKSYVDNLFEQLANENDVLQKRILGIIQALVQNSHFVRQYFSFDHSSGLNDLIAIFPKLGPNSKSRASNILEDLQLFPVTNDRRSLEDQDPESQVSKFIQNSFVGNKLDEKNFKSYFDQLVNLHQSNKSLRPSGDFLNWLAEEVESRKENKKRDDYSQEDKDFDEYMLRARHEVFGNPMGLRKAIADEL; the protein is encoded by the coding sequence ATGAAGTTTTCTGTTTTAGTATTACTTGCCAGTTACTTAGTTGGTGTGAATTCTCTGATTGTTGATACTTCAGAGGAATTAATTTGTCCAGATCCAGAAAACCCTTTAGATTGTTATccaaaattgtttgttCCAACAAACGAGTGGCAAACCATTAAACCAGGTCAAGATATACCACCTGGGTTACACGTTAGATTAAATATAGATACGTTGGAAAAAGAGGCCAAGCTAATGAGTGCTGACGAAAAAGACGAGCCAGTTCAAGAAGTAGTTGTTGGTGGCGAATTGCAGGATCATTCGAGGGAAGCCATCACTGAGAATCTACAAAAGTTGCATGAGCTGAAACATCCTGAAGTAAAACAGGAGCACGCTCATCGTACAAAGGTTAGCCAGGGAGATTTGAGTAATTTTGACGCAGCTTGTCTGGAAATTGAGAGTTTCAAGCCACATGAGAGTGATGTGGAAAGGTTGCATTTGGCACTAGATACTTTAGAGGAATTAAGTCATGATATCGAATTTGGGGTGAAATTGACCTCAGACAAAGCCATATTTCAGAGTCTTGTCAACATTGCCAATGGTGCTTCTGATCCAAAAATAACCGAAAAGGTATATCGTGTAATGGGGTCTAGTTTGAGAAATAATCCTGAAGCGATTAGTAATATCTTGACCAACTTCGACAAGAGCTATGTGGATAATTTGTTTGAGCAATTAGCgaatgaaaatgatgttCTACAAAAGAGGATTTTGGGTATAATTCAAGCTTTAGTCCAAAATAGCCATTTTGTAAgacaatatttttcatttgacCACAGTTCCGGgttaaatgatttaatagCGATTTTTCCCAAACTTGGTCCAAACTCAAAGTCCAGGGCAAGTAACATTTTAGAGGATTTACAATTGTTCCCAGTAACAAACGATAGAAGATCACTTGAAGATCAAGATCCTGAATCACAggtttcaaaatttattcaGAATTCCTTTGTTGGAAATAAACTTGACGAGAAGAATTTCAAGTCTTATTTTGATCAACTAGTAAATTTGCATCAGCTGAATAAGAGTTTGCGACCAAGTGGTGACTTTCTCAATTGGTTAGCTGAAGAAGTGGAGTCGCGTAAagagaataaaaaaagagacGATTATTCACAAGAAGACAAAGACTTTGATGAGTACATGTTGCGAGCACGTCATGAAGTATTTGGCAATCCAATGGGATTAAGAAAGGCAATTGCCGACGAGTTGTAG
- the CYS3 gene encoding cystathionine gamma-lyase (Cystathionine gamma-lyase; induced by alkaline, amphotericin B, cadmium stress, oxidative stress via Cap1; possibly adherence-induced; Hog1 regulated; reduced levels in stationary phase yeast cells; Spider and flow model biofilm induced): protein MTIESSTNYSFGTKAIHAGAPLDPSTGAVIEPISLSTTFAQSEPSKPLGIYEYSRSSNPNRDNFEIAVAALESAKYAIALSSGSATTALVIQSLPINSHIVSSGDVYGGTHRYFTKVANTHGVEAQFVGNLVEDLQGALRENTRLVWLETPSNPTLQVTDIAKVKSILVDHEAKTGNKVLLAVDNTFLSPYLSNPLTHGADVVVHSVTKYINGHSDVVMGVLATNDSQLHERFRFLQNAIGSIPSPFDSWLAHRGLKTLHLRVRQASNSAQRIAEYLSQHSAVLKVNYPGLKSHRNHDVVLRQQRDGLGGGMISFRIAGGAKGAAVFTSSTKLFTLAESLGGIESLIEVPAIMTHGGIPKEEREANGVYDDLVRVSVGIEDTEDLLKDIEQALQKAASV from the coding sequence ATGACTATTGAATCAAGCACTAACTATTCTTTTGGTACCAAGGCCATCCATGCTGGAGCTCCACTTGATCCTTCCACTGGTGCCGTTATTGAACCAATCTCactttcaacaacttttgCTCAATCTGAGCCATCCAAGCCATTGGGTATTTACGAATACTCCAGATCTTCCAACCCAAACAGAGACAACTTTGAaattgctgttgctgcATTGGAAAGTGCCAAGTATGCCATTGCCTTGTCATCTGGCTCTGCCACTACTGCTTTGGTTATTCAATCTTTGCCAATCAACTCACACATTGTTTCAAGTGGTGATGTTTATGGAGGAACACATAGATACTTTACCAAAGTCGCCAATACTCATGGTGTTGAAGCTCAATTCGTTGGCAATTTAGTTGAAGACTTGCAAGGTGCATTAAGAGAAAACACCAGATTGGTGTGGTTGGAAACCCCATCCAACCCTACATTACAGGTTACTGACATTGCCAAGGTGAAATCTATCTTGGTCGATCATGAAGCTAAAACCGGTAACAAAGTCTTGTTGGCTGTCGATAACACTTTCTTATCGCCATACCTTTCCAATCCTTTGACTCATGGTGCCGATGTCGTTGTGCACTCAGTCACAAAATACATCAATGGACACTCTGATGTCGTTATGGGAGTCTTGGCAACCAACGATTCTCAATTGCACGAAAGATTTAGATTTTTGCAAAATGCAATTGGTTCAATTCCTTCCCCATTTGACTCATGGTTGGCACACAGAGGGTTAAAGACATTACACTTGAGAGTGAGACAAGCATCCAACTCTGCTCAAAGAATTGCTGAATACTTGAGTCAACATTCTGCTGTGTTGAAAGTCAACTATCCAGGGTTGAAATCCCACAGGAACCACGACGTTGTTTTACGTCAACAAAGAGACGGTTTAGGTGGTGGTATGATTTCATTTAGAATTGCTGGTGGAGCCAAAGGTGCTGCTGTATTCACTTCATCCACCAAATTGTTCACCTTGGCTGAATCCTTGGGTGGTATCGAGTCGTTGATCGAAGTTCCAGCAATCATGACACACGGTGGTATTCCAAAGGAAGAAAGAGAAGCCAATGGTGTCTACGATGACTTGGTCAGAGTCTCTGTTGGTATTGAAGACACCGAAGACTTGTTGAAAGATATTGAACAAGCTTTACAAAAGGCTGCTTCTGTTTGA
- the GSH2 gene encoding glutathione synthase (Putative glutathione synthase; induced in high iron; heavy metal (cadmium) stress-induced) — protein sequence MSIKPFPELSHDQEKELVTNLSQWSLGNGLVMYPPNFEGFQANVAPITLFPTPIPKESFHRAVKVQKLFNELYINVITKDVKWFSSILEDLSKHDSEFTGRLFEVYQKSSKIQPLSLGLFRSDYMIHQDTNEIKQIEFNTVSVSFGGLSSKIGQLHQYLNGTGQYDSKYNYKYYDDEDEIPVSTSASDLAQGLADGNFYYHNGEPKTSSVVLFIVQPNERNSFDQRHVEYALFKEHGIKSVRFTLEEVEEHVTVNQNRLYIKSTMDEVSVVYYRSGYAPSDYDVNPEKTWAARLLLEDTLAIKCPSVLTQLSGTKKVQQLLTKKEVISKFLSNSSDQELNEVLSTFVAIYSLDDSNEGDTGRKLAFEEPEKFVLKPQREGGGNNVYKENIPSFLEKLDKQEWGAYILMELINPPTHKNKIIRNNEVFHEDIISELGVFGTTVFNEKTGEILTNKNAGWLLRSKFSNSNEGGVAAGFGCVDNIYLY from the coding sequence ATGAGCATTAAACCGTTTCCAGAATTGTCTCACgaccaagaaaaagaacTTGTGACCAACTTGTCACAATGGTCGCTTGGGAATGGGTTAGTTATGTACCCACCCAACTTTGAAGGTTTCCAAGCCAATGTTGCGCCAATCACATTGTTCCCAACACCTATCCCCAAAGAAAGTTTCCATCGCGCCGTCAAAgttcaaaaattgtttaatgaattatacATCAATGTGATAACAAAGGACGTAAAGTGGTTCTCATCGATCCTTGAAGACTTGTCCAAACATGATTCAGAGTTTACTGGAAGATTATTCGAGGTGTATCAAAAACTGAGCAAGATTCAGCCATTGTCGTTGGGGTTATTTAGATCTGATTATATGATACATCAGGACACCAATGAAATCAAgcaaattgaattcaatacTGTTAGTGTGTCTTTTGGTGGATTGTCTTCCAAAATCGGGCAATTGCATCAATACTTGAACGGCACTGGACAGTATGACAGCAAGTACAACTACAAATATTACGATGATGAAGACGAGATTCCTGTTTCCACCTCAGCAAGTGACTTGGCGCAAGGTTTGGCTGATGGGAATTTCTACTATCACAATGGAGAGCCAAAAACTTCTAGtgttgttttgtttattgtGCAACCAAATGAACGAAACAGCTTTGACCAAAGACACGTGGAATATGCATTGTTCAAGGAGCACGGAATAAAATCGGTGAGATTTACTTTggaagaagttgaagaacATGTGACTGTAAATCAGAACCGGTTATACATCAAATCAACCATGGATGAGGTTTCGGTGGTATACTATAGATCAGGATATGCTCCTAGTGACTATGATGTTAACCCCGAAAAAACTTGGGCTGCTAGGTTGCTATTAGAGGATACGTTAGCTATTAAATGTCCGTCTGTTTTGACCCAGTTATCAGGAACCAAGAAGGTTCAGCAGTTGTTAACGAAAAAAGAGGTTATCTCCAAGTTTTTGTCCAACTCGAGTgatcaagaattgaatgagGTGTTGTCGACTTTTGTTGCCATCTATTCGTTAGATGATTCCAACGAAGGCGATACGGGTAGAAAATTAGCATTTGAAGAGCCCGAAAAGTTTGTTTTGAAGCCTCAGAGAGAGGGCGGGGGAAATAATGTTTACAAGGAAAACATTCCACtgtttttggaaaaattggaCAAGCAAGAGTGGGGTGCATACATTCTTATGGAGTTGATAAATCCGCCAACTCACAAGAATAAAATCATCAGAAACAACGAAGTCTTTCACGAGGATATTATATCCGAGTTGGGGGTGTTTGGAACAACAGTATTTAATGAAAAGACGGGTGAAATTTTGACCAACAAAAATGCTGGTTGGTTGTTGAGATCTAAATTCAGTAACAGCAATGAAGGTGGAGTTGCTGCCGGTTTTGGCTGCGTAGATAacatatatttatattag
- a CDS encoding uncharacterized protein (Ortholog(s) have role in inositol metabolic process and cytosol, nuclear envelope localization) has protein sequence MSIFGAVCSGRPMVLAEQIDQTKFVFNIANASNISYITIFILPNSPFVDNNYTALIYFQLPQSGGSSPEYKLLGGINPNKPSAIYKLNNNTNKGSKTVDDIDMDMNDGGPIDLSDKTTINIGISIEPTPQAEQLIQQSKISNSTSLVPANKTTGASSAATTTSSPNNTATMANKIVGHAYNYLASFIDASGKVPIKAFDNWWDKFKTKLQNNPNFLNELQE, from the coding sequence ATGAGTATTTTTGGAGCAGTTTGTCTGGGAAGACCTATGGTGTTGGCCgaacaaattgatcaaacaaagtttgttttcaatattgCCAACGCCTCCAACATATCATACATAACCATTTTCATCTTGCCCAATTCCCCCTTTGTCGATAATAATTACACTGCATTAATATATTTCCAGCTACCACAAAGTGGAGGTAGCTCGCCGGAATACAAATTGTTGGGTGGGATCAACCCAAACAAGCCATCAGCAATCtacaaattgaacaataacACCAACAAAGGCTCAAAGACAGTCGACGATATAGACATGGATATGAACGATGGAGGCCCTATTGATTTGAGTGACAAAACTACTATCAACATTGGTATTTCCATCGAGCCCACACCACAGGCAGAGCAGTTGATCCAACAATCGAAAATATCCAACAGCACATCGTTGGTGCCTGCAAATAAAACCACTGGAGCCAGCTCGGCAGCCACTACCACGAGTCTGCCTAACAATACAGCAACGATGGCAAATAAGATTGTCGGACATGCTTACAATTATTTGGCTAGTTTCATAGATGCGTCGGGGAAGGTGCCCATTAAAGCATTTGACAACTGGTGggataaattcaaaacaaagTTGCAAAACAACCCGAATTTTTTAAACGAATTACAAGAATGA
- a CDS encoding uncharacterized protein (Protein of unknown function; decreased transcription is observed in an azole-resistant strain that overexpresses MDR1): MTIPLISIIKSRAYLYPLKGLYYFVTHPTVWPFYITILIPQLVLTLVIYSIMFSLFFPPQAIVYTLLMGPLGVIGAWYSLISQASTLSIFVVTISLMPHIQRVAYDAILSRECANDVVLMGKLRRYRKLPIRVRAREYLKAIPDFSIFPFSLLKLLVFFGIYFIPFVGPIIVLFFQSSKRGLKAHARYFKLKGFSRSDIRTIHKLNRPAYMGYGVVALWLESFPFINMFFMFTNTLGAALWAVDIEQQEKAVTENVAAATTTATDTNSVNQQGLVIPVHNEPATNIPEATPKTATNTI; this comes from the exons ATGACCATAccattaatttcaataatcaaatcaagaGCTTATTTGTATCCTCTCAAG GGGTTGTACTATTTTGTAACACATCCCACCGTTTGGCCCTTTTACATAACCATATTGATACCTCAATTGGTCCTTACACTAGTCATTTACCTGATTATGTTTTCATTGTTCTTCCCACCTCAAGCTATTGTATATACATTGTTAATGGGACCATTAGGGGTGATTGGTGCGTGGTATAGTTTGATCCTGCAAGCGAGCACATTGTCTATATTTGTTGTCACAATATCCTTAATGCCTCACATACAACGAGTGGCATATGATGCAATATTGAGTAGAGAGTGTGCAAATGATGTGGTACTAATGGGAAAACTTAGGAGGTATAGAAAACTACCCATTAGAGTAAGGGCCAGAGAATACCTTAAGGCCATTCCAGATTTTTCGATCTTTCCCTTCTCTTTGCTCAAGCTACTTGTGTTTTTCGGTATTTACTTCATACCCTTTGTAGGTCCAATCATTGTATTGTTTTTCCAATCTTCCAAGCGTGGACTAAAGGCACATGCAAGATACTTTAAGTTGAAAGGGTTTCTGCGTAGTGACATAAGAACAATCCACAAGCTAAACAGACCAGCATATATGGGGTACGGAGTGGTTGCGCTTTGGCTCGAGCTGTTTCCATTTATCAATATGTTTTTTATGTTCACCAATACTTTGGGAGCTGCTTTGTGGGCAGTTGATATTGAACAACAAGAGAAGGCCGTCACAGAGAATGTGGCCGCAGCTACTACCACCGCCACAGATACGAATAGCGTCAATCAACAAGGTCTAGTTATACCCGTACACAATGAACCAGCAACTAATATACCTGAGGCTACCCCAAAAACTGCTACAAATACCATCTAA
- the ATS1 gene encoding Ats1p (Protein required for modification of wobble nucleosides in tRNA; induced upon adherence to polystyrene; regulated by Sef1, Sfu1, and Hap43): protein MSSEVPGKPMKIAGGGNHTMVILDNGEVFTCGSNEFGQCGLPRGESLGVFHKVPGNDWLDISCGWEFSILVKRSGEVYVCGRGLKGELGLGKETPESELIYSTTVDGFKEIKSCMQHTIIQTTNGLVGWGNSRKGQLGETEDKIMWTPKTLRFGVVCKDFSLGREFTAIQTDTNRVKIFGKSSIKNIPESTVARVAAMWSSVHILSETNVLQSFGNNSHEQLFPNNSSVAVEEYAIGSEHGLVTSDNIVYAWGWSEHGNCGTSNASDKVTFDYLNKLYTGSAKVVLIGAGCATSWVVVEK, encoded by the coding sequence GAGGTCCCTGGAAAGCCAATGAAAATAGCTGGTGGAGGTAACCATACAATGGTAATTCTAGATAATGGCGAAGTTTTCACTTGTGGGAGCAACGAGTTTGGTCAGTGTGGATTACCCAGAGGTGAGAGTTTGGGTGTTTTCCACAAAGTACCTGGCAATGACTGGCTAGATATTTCATGTGGATGggagttttcaattttggtgAAGCGCAGTGGAGAAGTGTATGTCTGTGGAAGAGGTCTAAAAGGTGAGTTAGGGCTTGGGAAGGAGACACCAGAAAGCGAACTTATTTACTCCACTACTGTCGACGGGTTCAAGGAAATAAAGTCTTGCATGCAGCACACAATTATTCAGACAACCAATGGCTTAGTAGGTTGGGGCAACAGCAGAAAGGGACAGTTGGGTGAAACAGAAGACAAGATAATGTGGACACCAAAAACCTTACGATTTGGTGTGGTGTGTAAAGATTTCAGTCTAGGGAGAGAGTTTACTGCAATACAGACTGACACAAACAGGGTAAAGATATTTGGCAAGTCTTCAATCAAGAATATCCCCGAGTCTACAGTGGCTAGAGTGGCAGCCATGTGGTCTTCTGTTCATATACTACTGGAAACAAACGTGCTCCAGTCATTTGGTAACAACAGTCATGAGCAGTTGTTTCCAAACAATTCGAGTGTTGCAGTTGAGGAATATGCTATTGGCAGTGAGCATGGATTGGTCACATCAGACAACATAGTTTATGCCTGGGGATGGTCAGAGCACGGGAATTGTGGTACATCAAATGCTTCTGATAAAGTGACGTTCGATTATCTTAACAAGTTGTACACCGGGTCTGCAAAAGTGGTGCTTATTGGTGCTGGCTGTGCCACAAGTTGGGTTGTAGTTGAAAAATAG
- a CDS encoding mitochondrial 37S ribosomal protein uS13m (Ortholog(s) have cytosol, mitochondrial ribosome, nucleus localization), whose product MGVVVFGKSIKHNFPVRIGLAKTIFGIGYQTAERLMAKVGIYPNCRMNQLTEPQIMDLNKEISQLLVEGHLKHKINNDIKMKRTIGSYAGSRHALGFPVRGQRTKTNGSTARQLNRTERFRL is encoded by the coding sequence ATGGGTGTGGTCGTATTTggtaaatcaataaaacaCAACTTTCCTGTCCGTATAGGGTTGGCCAAGACGATATTTGGTATAGGATATCAGACAGCAGAAAGATTGATGGCTAAAGTGGGAATATATCCTAATTGCAGAATGAATCAGCTAACCGAACCACAGATCATGGATTTGAACAAAGAAATCTCACAATTATTAGTTGAAGGGCATTTGAAAcataaaatcaataatgacATCAAGATGAAGAGAACAATCGGTTCCTATGCTGGATCAAGACACGCATTGGGTTTCCCAGTCAGAGGTCAACGTACAAAGACAAATGGTTCTACAGCCAGACAATTGAACAGAACAGAAAGATTCCGTTTATAA
- the RPP2A gene encoding ribosomal protein P2 alpha (Acidic ribosomal protein; likely role in translation elongation regulation; interacts with Rpp1B; 1 of 4 similar ribosomal proteins (Rpp1A, Rpp1B, Rpp2A, Rpp2B); CUG start codon; upstream uORFs; Tbf1-induced; Spider biofilm repressed), with the protein MKYLAAYLLLVNAGNATPSAADVKAVLSAADIEVEEEKVEKLISELDGKNVEELIAEGNEKLSSVPSGAPAAAAGGASAAAGGEAAEEAAEEEAAEESDDDMGFGLFD; encoded by the exons A TGAAATACTTAGCTGCTTACTTATTATTAGTCAACGCCGGTAACGCCACCCCATCTGCTGCCGATGTCAAAGCTGTTTTGTCAGCTGCTGATATTGAAGtcgaagaagaaaaagttgaaaaattgatcagCGAATTGGACGGTAAGAACGTCGAAGAATTGATTGCTGAAGGTAACgaaaaattatcatcagTCCCATCTGGTGCTCcagctgctgctgctggtgGTGCTTCTGCTGCCGCCGGTGGTGAAGCCGCTGAAGAAGCtgctgaagaagaagctgCTGAAGAATCTGATGACGATATGGGTTTCGGTTTATTCGATTAA